The sequence ATTATCTGTGTCCATTAATTAGTCTCCTCAAATATATTTTGGATCATTTTTTGAAATTTTTCTGGTTCATAATTTTTATAATCTTCTATTAGTTCTAAAACTTTATCAAGTTGTTCTTTAGTTATTTCGCCATTTTCATAAAGGTCATAATAATTGTTAGTTAAAGTTAAAGTTATTTTTTGATCTATATTATCTTTATTAAGCATCAGGCATACTCCCTTCTATTGATACATTTTCAGGATCAACAAAACGAATATGTTCTTCATCAAATGAAAGTTTGATAGAGCCGGTTTGGCCGGTTCTTTGCTTGGCAACAATTATATCTGTTTCATCTTCTGTACCTTCTGCAATAGCTTTTTCACGGGCGGCAGCACTTGTATGTGCTTCCCGGTAAAGAAAGATTACCCCATCAGCAATTTCTTCAATATTACCAGAATCTCTTAGGTCAGATAAAACCGGTCTTTTGTCAGATCTACTTGTAAAACTTCTACTTATCTGTGAAATCAAAATAATAGGAACATTTAATTCAGATGCTAAATTTCTTAATTGGAGAACAATTTCACCAATTGCTCTTGAAGTGTTTTGAATCTGATCATCAGGAAGTTGAATCATTTGCAGATAATCAATAACTACTAAACCAATATCATCTAATTGAGATCTAAATTTACGTAACCGGGCTCTTATTTGAGCGACATTCAAACCTCTTTCATCAGAGATCATTAATGGGTATTCATGCATATTATCAAGTGCTTTAGAGATGCGATTTTCTTCTTTTTCATTTGTTTGGCCCTGGGAATATTTCCAGGCATGAACCTGTGATTCAGAAATTACCATTCTATCTACTACCTCAGTTGCATCCATTTCAAGACTTATCATTGCTACTGGTACATCTCTTTTTAAGACATTTTGAGCAATATTAATAGCAAAGGCAGTTTTACCCATACTGGTAGATGCTGCTATTACAGAAAGGTGACCCTTTTTGAATCCGCCAATTAAATTATCGAGAGAAATAAAACCACTTCTAAGACCTACATCTGCTTCTCCATTTTTTCTTTCCAGGTATGATTCAAAAGAATCTATTAGGGCTTCTTCCATTGAATAGATATGTTTATCCATATCTGTTGATTCATTAGTTGCCTCAAAAATTAATTCCTGAGCCTGAGCCTGATAATCTCCAATATCAAGATCATCATTATCAGCTAAATTTTTGATTTTGTTTGCAGCTCTTAACAATAAATCTTTTTGATGTCTTTCTTTGATAAGGTCTATAGTTGGTTGGAGTTCTTCGACTGTATTAAAGCCTGAAGTTAATTTATCAATAACTTTTTCTGGCTTTTTAATAACTCCATCTTTTTTTAATTTAATAAATAATTTAGTTTTTGAAATTTGACTATCTCTTTGAAATTGATTTAAAAGTATTTCATAAATGAGTGAAGCCTGAGGATTTTGAAAGTGTTCTACTTCAAGAACATCTGCTACTTCATCAATTTTGCTTGGGAACTGAAGTAGTATACCCAGTAATTGAAACTCTGTTCTGGCTATTTCATTTTCATCACTCAAATATTTTTCTTCAACTGCCATTTAAGAAACCTCCTTTTACTACAGATCCCAATAAAATTTATCCCATTTTTTTATATTATCCTCTTTATCATTTTTATTTTTTTTATTTTGATTTGAATCATGATTTCTATTATAATTTTTCTTTTTTGCAAAGTATTTTCTTGCTTCTCTTACAGATCTTATTTTATTATTTTTTAGTGGCTTTATAAAATTATCTTCAATATATTTTAAAGAAGGTTGACCATCTCTTTTTCTTTTAACTCCTTCTTTTATTGCATA is a genomic window of Halanaerobiales bacterium containing:
- a CDS encoding DnaB-like helicase C-terminal domain-containing protein; translation: MAVEEKYLSDENEIARTEFQLLGILLQFPSKIDEVADVLEVEHFQNPQASLIYEILLNQFQRDSQISKTKLFIKLKKDGVIKKPEKVIDKLTSGFNTVEELQPTIDLIKERHQKDLLLRAANKIKNLADNDDLDIGDYQAQAQELIFEATNESTDMDKHIYSMEEALIDSFESYLERKNGEADVGLRSGFISLDNLIGGFKKGHLSVIAASTSMGKTAFAINIAQNVLKRDVPVAMISLEMDATEVVDRMVISESQVHAWKYSQGQTNEKEENRISKALDNMHEYPLMISDERGLNVAQIRARLRKFRSQLDDIGLVVIDYLQMIQLPDDQIQNTSRAIGEIVLQLRNLASELNVPIILISQISRSFTSRSDKRPVLSDLRDSGNIEEIADGVIFLYREAHTSAAAREKAIAEGTEDETDIIVAKQRTGQTGSIKLSFDEEHIRFVDPENVSIEGSMPDA